One Thermoanaerobacter pseudethanolicus ATCC 33223 genomic window, ATCTTTTAATTTTGATAGTGCATCTTTAACAGATTTACTGTCTTTTGTATCCAATAGTAATATTATTTCATGGCGAGTCTTACGCTCTATTAATGTTAAAAGGACCTTGTCATTAGACTTCTTGCCAATTAACGTATCTATTTCCCAATGCCCAAAAACTTCACGGCTTTCAACTTCTTTAGGCCTAAAATCAATACTTTTACCCATAATACGTTTATTTTTACGGTTTTGTTTCTTCCTTGCTTTTAAACGTAGTTTTAAAGGTAAATCAATGTTTTTAACTTTTAATAATCCTCTATCTATATAGTTGTACAGTGTTTTAGTACAAACAATGGTTTTATTATTCCAGCTTGGGTCTTTTTTACAATAGCCTACAACTGCATCTGGTGACCATTTTTCATTTAATATTTTATTTTCAGCATATTTCAAGAAATCTTCTGCTTTAGCTACTTTAAATTTAGCTCCGCAATTTGAACGATTTTTTTCGTAGATAGCTTGACCGGTTTCAGGAAAATAGCTTGTATAAGAAGATAAATCACTTCTAAGTTGTGTAGTAGTTCCACGTTTAATTTCACGGCTTATAGTGCTTGGAGATCGATTAAGTTTTTTAGCAATATACCGAATACTTCTTCCTTCTTTGAGTAATGCATAGATCTCTCCTCGTTCATAGCTACTTAAGTGTTTAAAAGAACGATTTTTTGTGGTATCATTATTATGAACCATAGTGAAAATCCTCCTTGTATG contains:
- a CDS encoding IS30 family transposase, translating into MVHNNDTTKNRSFKHLSSYERGEIYALLKEGRSIRYIAKKLNRSPSTISREIKRGTTTQLRSDLSSYTSYFPETGQAIYEKNRSNCGAKFKVAKAEDFLKYAENKILNEKWSPDAVVGYCKKDPSWNNKTIVCTKTLYNYIDRGLLKVKNIDLPLKLRLKARKKQNRKNKRIMGKSIDFRPKEVESREVFGHWEIDTLIGKKSNDKVLLTLIERKTRHEIILLLDTKDSKSVKDALSKLKDMFGDNLNKVFKTITSDNGTEFSDLESALKEYGIEVYYTHPYSSWERAKNERHKTPKEYFYEELAKIC